The genomic window TGGGACAACTGGTACGGGAAAAGCTCGAAGAACAGGCTCTGCTGGTGGGATTTACTACCTACACCGGCCACGTCACCGCTGCGCGTGAGTGGGATCAGCCCGCGGAACACCGCTGGGTGCGGCCCGCCCTGGAAGGCAGTGTGGAAAAGCTGCTCCATGAGACCGGGCTCGGGGACTTTTATCTCGACCTGCAGTCGGTCGGTGAGTGCGCGCTGCACCGGCCGCTGCTGGAGCGGGCTATCGGCGTTATCTACCGACCGGAGACCGAAGGCCAGAGCCATTATTTCCGTGCGAACGTGACGGAACAGTTCGACGTGCTGTTCCATCTGGATCAGACCCGGGCCCTGGAGCCACTGGATATCCCCGAGCAATGGGAAGCCCGCGAGCCCCCGGAGACATGGCCCTACGGCACCTGACCGATAGAAGCCCTGCGCGGCGATCAGAATCCACCGCGCGTGGCATAGAGTGGAAGTTAGAAGGTCACGGCATCGTTTTTATAGACGGTGCCGTCTTTCATCACGAACTGCACTTTTTCCATCACACCGATATCCTCCAGCGGGTTACCGGGGACGGCGACGATATCCGCAAGCTTGCCCTCGCGGATACTGCCCAGATTCTCCTGCTGACCGAGTAACTCGGCGGCATTGATGGTCGCCGCCTGTAGTGCCTGCAACGGCGTCATACCAAATTCCACCATGCGCGAGAACTGGCGCGGATTCTCGCCGTGGGGATAAACGGCGGCATCGGAACCGAACACCATCTTCACACCGGCATCCACGGCTTCACGGAAGCTCTCGCGCTGGCGGCTGCCGACGCGGCGCTCCTTCTCCAGGCTCTCGGGCAGGATGCCAGCCTTCTCCCCCTCGGAGAGAATGTATTCGGTGACATAGATATCCATGGACAGCACAGTGCCGTGCTTCTTCGCCAGGCGAATGGCCTCGCTATCCAGGAAACTGGCGTGCTCGACGGAATTCACGCCGGCGCGGATCGCCGCCTTGATGCCCTCAGTGCCGTGGGCGTGGGCCGCCACGATCACACCCCGGTTGCGGGCCTCGGCAACGGCGGCCTGCATTTCCTCCAGCGCCAGTTGCTGCGCGCCGGGCTCGGTGCCCTTGGACATCACCCCGCCGGTGGCACACAGCTTGATCAGATCGGCGCCAAATTTGAGGTTCTCGCGTACCTTGGCGCGTACGCCCCATGGACCATCTGCCACGCCGCCGCCCTTGGCATCGAATTCATGCGTCAGCAGGTTGTTGTCGCAATGGCCACCGGTGATGCCGATAGCGGGGCCTGACACGAAAAGGCGCGGCCCTGGCACATCGCCGTCATTGATGGCATCACGCAGGGCGACATCGGCATAGCCCTGCGCCCCCAGGTTACGCATGGTGGTAAAACCGGCATCCAGAGAGGTTCGCGCATTTTTGACCCCGGTGATGGCGGAGCGCACCGCGGTGCGAGCGAGGCGGCGATAACCGTGCTGATCCGCAGAGCCAGTCAGGTGCACATGCATGTCCATCAGTCCCGGTAACAGGGTGGCCCCCTGCAGGCGAATGGCACCCTCGGGAGGAGTGGCATCAGGGAGTACCGAAACGATGCGGTTGCCGTCGATGGTCACCAGTGGCGACTCGATGACGCGGCCGTTTTCCACGTCGATCAGCCGATCCGCACTCAGGTAGGTGACCGCCGCTGCGGTCTGGGCCAGCAGCGCACCGGCGGCCACAAGCAGGGCAAAGAGGGCATTTTTCTTGTACATTCTGGGTTCCCACATAAAAAATTTTGCACTTAAGCTGGCGTTTTTTACCGTATTTTTGCCGCCAGTGACAGCGCTGCGGAGATTTCAGGCCAGAGCCTGCCAGTGCACTCGGGGCAGTGAAATACACGGACTCAACAGGAATATCGATTGATGACGGAAGAGGCTCTGATTCATTTTTACCTCACACACCAGTGGCTGGTGCTACCGCTGTTTTTGGTGTTCGTAGTAGGGCTGGCAATCTTCTGGTTTGGCGGCCTGGTGGCGGCATTGGTGGCACTGGGCAACAAAGACTGGCTGTGGGGGATTCCGTCGATTTTTCTCGGGCCCCTGACCGGCCTGCCCTACGCCCTCCTCCACGGCGAGGCGGAATACGCAAAAACCCTGATGCTGCGGGGACTCGCACTCATACTGGCCGCCCTATTGCTACTGCTGTTGGTGTGGTTCTTCACTCAGGGAGCGGGGCCCACGGAATAAAGGCGCCCGCTGTCGGGGCAGAATGCTATGACAGAAGATGGTCGGGACAACCATCCCCAGCCACCCAACCAGCGCCGCCTGCGGCCCCTGGCCGTCGTCACCCTGTTACTGCTTGCCATCACCGGCTCGATCTTCGCGGCGTTTGAACTCTCCCCCCGGCCGTCGGCCATTCTGATACGGCAGGCGTTCGATAAGCAGACCACGCAGCTAAACGCTGCCCTGGCGCCGCTGAGACCGCCCTATGTCCGCGCCCAGGAAAATATTCCCTACGATCCGGACGATCCGGATGCATTACTCGATCTCTACCTGCCAGACCTGGGCGGCGGGCGCCTGCCCCTGGTGGTCTGGATCCCCGGGGGCGCCTGGGTCGCGGGCAGTAAAGAGGGGATCGCCAATTACAGCGCGCTGCTTGCCGGACACGGCTACGCAGTGGCGGCTCTGGATTATTCGCTAGCGCCCGCAGCGCACTACCCGAGACCGATAGAGCAAGTGAGCCAGGCACTGGAGTTTCTGCAACGGAATGCCGAACGCCTCAGTCTCGATACGGCGCATGTTTTTCTCGCTGGTGATTCCGCAGGTGCCCAGATTGCAGCGCAGGTTGCCAACCTCATTGCGTCGCCCGCCTATGCCGATCTACTTGGTATCGAATCGCCACTGCACAGGCGCCAGCTTTCGGGGGTATTGCTCTACTGCGGCGCCTATGACCTGGAACAGCTGGATTTCAACGGTCCCCACGGTGAATTCCTGCACAGCGTTCTCTGGGCCTATAGCGGCGACCGCAACTTCCTCGACAATCCTGATTTCGCCACTATCTCCGTACGGCAATACCTGACGGCTGACTTCCCGCCGACATTTATCTCCAGTGGCAACGGCGATCCGCTGCAGGATCAGTCCCGCGCTATGGCGGAGACACTCAGGGAGCTCGGTGTCCCGGTCACCCCCCTCTTCTTCCCCAGTGACTATTCCCCGGCCCTGCCCCATGAATACCAGTTCAACCTGGGCATTCCAGCGGGAAGGCTGGCGCTGCAGCAGTCGCTGCGCTTTCTGTCCCGTCAGGTCAACGCCACCTGGGCCCGCGGGGACGAGCCGGTCGACCCCCTCCCGCAGGTCGCTCGCTAGGCCACCCGGTAGCCGTGTATGGGAGCAGACGATCGCCGTCGCAATCGAGAATGACTGAAATACAACCAATGGTCAGATCGATTGGCGTTCAGTCCAACCGCGGTTTTGTGTATCATTTGCGGCTTTTAGCACAATTTTTAGCCAGCCCGACCCCGTCCAGAAAATACGGGGGCCGGAGAAAAGAGTCAGGCAAAGAACACCGGAAACCGATAATGAGTACCACCGCATCATCCTCCAGCGAACAGCAGAACCAGTCCCCGACCCAGAGGAAGGCATTCACCCGTTTCCTGGATACCGTGGAGTGGCTCGGTAACCTGTTGCCGCATCCGATTACCCTGTTCGCCATGTTCGCTGTCGGCGTCATCCTGATCAGTGGCGTTGCCTCTTACTTTGGCCTGTCTGTCGCCGATCCGCGCCCGGTGGGTGCCGCCGGTCGCGCCCCGGACGGGGTCATCGAAGTCTTCAACCTGTTTTCCGGCGAGGGGCTGCGTTACATCGTCACCAGCCTGGTCACAAACTTCACTGGCTTTGCTCCCCTGGGCACCGTGCTGGTGGCCCTGCTCGGCGTCGGTATCGCGGAGCACTCCGGGCTGTTGAGTGCCGCAGTGCGCGGACTGGTGCTGCAGGCCTCCCAGCGCACCGTAACGGTGATCGTGGTGTTTGCCGGTATCCTCTCCAATACCGCGTCAGAGCTCGGCTATGTGGTCCTGATTCCCCTGGCGGCGATGATTTTCCACTCCCTGGGCCGCCACCCGCTGGCAGGCCTCGCTGCGGCCTTTGCCGGCGTCTCCGGCGGCTACAGTGCCAACCTGCTGATCGGCACTGTCGACCCGCTGCTGTCCGGGATTACCGAGTCCGCCGCCCACATGATCGACCCCACTTACACCGTCGGTCCGGAGGTGAACTGGTTCTTCATGATCGTCAGCACCTTCCTGATTACCGCCGTGGGCAGCTGGGTGACCCTGGCGATCGTCGAGCCCAAGCTGGGCAAGTACGATCCCAAAGAGGCATCGGTGGACCTCTCCCAGGACAAGATGGGTGCTCTGACCGACGCCGAAAAACGCGGCCTCAAGTTCGCCGGACTGGCGGTGCTGGCTGTTTCCGCCCTTTTCGCCCTCTCCATCGTTCCCGAGTGGGGCGTACTGCGGCACCCTGAGACAGGCGAGGTCGCCGGCTCCCCGTTCCTGAAAGGCATCGTGGCGCTGATCGTGGTGTTCTTCGCCATTCCCGGCTTTGTCTTCGGCCGCGTGACCGGCTCCATGAAAAATGACCGCGACGTGATCAATGCCATGTCGAAGAGCATGGGCAGCATGGGTATGTATATCGTGCTGGTGTTCTTCGCCGCGCAGTTCGTGGCCTTCTTCAAGGTCACCAACCTGGGCACCATCTTTGCCGTGGTCGGCGCCGACACACTGCAGAGCATCGGCCTCACCGGCCCGGTTCTGTTCCTGTTCTTCATCATGATGTGCGGTTTCGTGAACCTGATGCTGGGCAGTGCCTCGGCCCAGTGGGCAGTGACCGCTCCGATCTTCGTACCGATGCTGATGCTGCTGGGCTACGCACCGGAAGTCATTCAGGCCGCCTACCGCATCGGCGACTCGGTGACCAATATCATCACCCCGATGATGAGTTACTTCGGCCTGATCGTGTCTTTCGCCACCCGCTACAAGAAAGATCTGGGCATCGGCACCCTGATTGCCACCATGATCCCCTACTCGATTTTCTTCTTTGTTGGCTGGACCGCGCTGTTCTTTATCTGGGTATTTGCTTTCGGCCTGCCGGTGGGACCGGGCGCAGCCACTTACTTCGGCAACTGATACCGCTAAAATACCGGGCCGTACCGTTTGGTACGGCCGTTCACAAGTGAGAGTCCAATCCCATGAGTTCACTGCAGGATCAACTGCTGAAAGCGGGCCTGGTTGATACCAAGAAGGCCAAGCAGGTCAATAAGGAAAAGCGCAAGCAGAACAAAGTGGCCAAGAAAACTGGCCAGCCGCAGGTCGATGAGACCCGCGAGGCGGTAGAGCAGGCACGTGCCGAGAAGGCCGCCCGCGACCGGGCGCTGAATGCGGAGCGGGATGCCGCCGCGCGGGAAAAAGCCATTGCTGCCCAGATCAAGCAGCTGGTGGAGAGCAACAAGCAATCCAAAGGCAACGGCGATATCGCCTACAACTTCACCTTCGAGCGCAAGATCAAGAAGATCTATGTCTCCGAGGCAGTGCGCGACCACCTGGCCGCCGGCCGACTGATGATCGTGGGCCTGGACGAGAATTTCGAACTGGTGCCGCGGGTTATCGCCGAGAAGATCAGTGAGCGTAAACCCGATGCCGTGGTACAGCCTCCAGCCGACAGCAACCAGCCGGAGGAGGATGATCCCTACGCAGAGTTCCAGATCCCCGACGACCTGATGTGGTAAGCCGCGCTTGAACCGCGAGCAGGAAATACTGAGTGCCGTACAGCAGTGGCTCGCCGATGTGGTGGTGGGCCTGAACCTGTGCCCCTTCGCCCGCAAGCCCATGCGGGCAGGCCAGATCCGCTACGTCATCAGCGATGCCCGCTCTGACGAAACGCTGATGACGGATCTGCTGGCGGAAATGGAACGTCTGGATCTGGAACCCGCCGAGAAGCTGGAAACCACACTGCTGATTGTTCCCTCGCACCTCAATCGTTTCGATGACTTCAACCAGTTCCTCGATCTGGCCGAGTGGCTGATCGAGCGCCGGGGCTATAGCGGCGTGTACCAACTCGCCACTTTCCACCCCGATTACCAGTTCGCAGGCACCGAAGCCGAGGATGCGGAAAACCTTACCAACCGGGCCCCTTACCCCATCCTCCATCTGATCCGGGAAGCCAGCATCGAAAAGGTGCTGGAGAGATACCCAGATCCGGAAGCAATCCCCGAGAACAATATCCGGCGTGTCAGTGCGCTGACCCCGGAAGAGTCGGCGCGCCTATTCCCCTACCTGTTCCAGGACCGCAGCCCTAACCGGCATTAATCGCTGGTACTGAGCTGAGATTCCCGGCCGGCAACGGCCTTCGCGTCGATACCCGCAGAGTCACTCAGATGTGTAATACCCGCCTGCAGACCAATCTCATAACCACGCTGCAACAAATCGGGTTCCTGTGTGAACCGGGCGACGGGAAAATCTGCCGGGGGTGAAATGACCCGAACCCGGCAGCCCTCTGGTGGTGACTTTATAAACTCCAGCGCACGGTTGTAGCGCTCAGCCCGCCCCAGTACAGATTCAAACAGGCTGGCGTGATCCTGAAACAGCTGTTTCATAAATTGCGGTGCTGGTGTTTCCCTTTTGCGGTAACCCAGGGGACGGGAGAGCAGAACCGTGATGTCCCGGGCGCCCTGCTCGTAAGCACGGATCACCGGGATGGAGTCCGCCAATCCGCCATCCGTCATCGGCTCACCATTGACCCGCGGGAAACCGCGATAGGCAAAGGGAATGGCGCAGGAAGCGGGAAACACCTCATGCATGTTTTCCGCGGTCACTTCCAGATAGTGGGCCTGGCCCGTGTCGATGCTGGTGGTGACGGCATAGAGCGGCACCCCGCCGTCATAGTAGCGTTGCACGTTGAGCGGCACTTCATCAAAGGAGGCGTGCCAGAGCCAGCCGACATCGCAAAAGTGCCCGCCCTTGAGAAAGCGGCGCCAATTGATGAAGTCTTCCCGCCGCGCATGATCCATCAGGATGCGGCGACTGCGACCGTGATCCCCAGACAGATAACCAATCAGGTTGGTTGAGCCGGCGGAAACGCCGATCGCGAAATCGAAAGGCAGAAAGTCGCGCTCGATAAAGGCATCGAGGACTCCTGCGGCAAAGATCCCCCGCATCGCCCCGCCCTCTACCACGAGCGCGGAATGTGAGACTGCGCGGTCTTGATTCATTGACTCTCCAGATCTGCATTCGCAGCTGCAATTTCGATTCTGATTCAGATTGTATATTTGCTGTCCGCCACTGGCATTCGCCTTCCCGCTCAAATCGACTGACCAGAGCGCCATCTGGCGCTGCAATTCCGCCGACTGCAGGCTGACAGAAATCCCTACGCCAGTTAGAGTATCGCCACCGCAGACCTATCGGTCGCCAAGCTACCAAACCAATCAAGAAACAGGGTCCCTATGCCGAGCCATTCTCCGATACTGCTTCCAGTTGTCGCGCTGGTCGCCTGGTCACTGGTCATGTGGATCTGGATGTACGCAACGCGCCTGCCGGCAATTCGCGCTAGCGGTCTGGAGCTGGACCCCACTGCCCCCCAAGGCGAGCTGATGAAGCAGCTGCCCGCCCAGGTGCGCTGGAAAGCCGACAATTACAACCACCTGATGGAGCAACCGACACTCTTCTATGCCATTGCTCTGGTCCTCGCTCTTGCGGGTGAAGGTGGCGGCCTGAATCTGGCCCTGGCGTGGGCCTATGTGGGTACCCGGGTGGTTCACAGCCTGTTTCAGGCCTTGGTCAACAAGATCGAAGTCCGCTTTGCGATCTTTGTTCTCTCTTCTCTCGTGCTGTTCGTGCTCACCGCTCGGGCCGCCCTGGCACTGAGTTAAACGGAGGTTCTCTTGCACACTAAAGTAAAGTTCGGCGCGCCCTGGAGCCGCCAGCTGAAGATTCTGACCTCCGTGTTTACCCTGTTTCTGCTGGGGCTGCCGCTGATCCTGATGAACCGCGCACCGGAGAATCCTCCCACTATCTATCTGGTCAGCATCTGGCTGCCGGTTGCCATCCTGCTTCTGAGTGCCCCGTTTGCAATTCGCGGTTTCGTGATTGAAGACCGCCGGCTTCTGGTATTGCGCCCACTGTGGAAGACCAGCGTGTCTCTGCAGGATCTGGAGAGCGCGGAGCAGGATCCACAGGCAATGGATGGTTCCATCCGCACTTTTGGCAATGGCGGCCTGTTCGGTTTTATCGGCCTTTTCCGCAACAAAAAACTCGGGCGCTACAGGGCCTTCGCCACCGACCAGAAAAATGCCGTCGTACTGCGTTTTCCCACCCACACCCTGGTAATCACTCCGGACAGGCCGGAGCGGGCTGCCGAGCTTCTAAACCGGCAGACGTGATCCCCGTAAAGATCTGGACGCACTCTCAAACCTCCACAGCCTCCCGGTTCCCTGCCTGAGGATCTGAGCTAAGGTTTTCCCAGGGCATCGAAGACCTGCACCTCTGTCGATCCAGGTTTACCGGGAAACCGCCATGAAGCCATTACTACTGATTTCTGCCGTCTTGCTCCAGTTGGTGCTCGCGTGCAATGCCGCGGGCAGCAAGTCACATGAAATCCGTTTTCCCCCGGGTAGCAGCAGTACTCAGGTCAGCGGCTCTGTCAAAGGCTACGACTTCGTCACATACCAACTGCGGGCACAAGCAGGCCAGCAGATGCGCGTGGTCATGGACACCAGCCATAGCGCCAGCTACTTCAATATTTTTCCTCCCGGCAAGGGGCCGGGTGATGCGGCGATTTTCATCGGTTCCACCAGTGGCAATCGGTTCTCCCAAACGCTGCCGGCGGACGGCGTCTACACAATCCAGGTATACCTGATGCGGTCCGCCGCCAGGCGTGAGGAGAGCGCGCGATACACCCTGGATATTGCGATCACAGGTCCCTAGCCCACTGCAGGCCAGCGCTGGTCCGCTTGCCCTTTCGGACCGTGCAGTCCCGATCAGAACTTCCATACTGAGAAGGCAACCGGCGATGCATGATTAGCCCAAAGGATATCCATGCCATTTGACCAACAGGGTAACCGTCTCTCAGGCGCCAGCCCCACTGCGATCGAGCATTACCAGCGCGCCCTGACCTCCTTCAACCTGTACCGGGGCGACCCTTTTGTACCGCTGGAAGAGGCCATTGCCGAGGCGCCGGGGTTCGCCATGGCGCATATTCTCAAGGCCTACCTCTATGCCACCAGCACCGAGCCGGCCGCCAATATCGCCGCACAGAAAATTCTGGTCTCCACCCAGGTGCTCCCCCTTTCCGAACAGGAAGCTTCCCATGTCGCCGTGCTGAAATCCCTCACAGGCGGTAACTGGACTGAAGCGGCGCTGGCGCTCGACTATCACAGCAACCGCTTTCCGCATGACCTGGTAGCGATTCAATGCGGGCACCTGATGGACTTTTATCGCGCCAATAGCCGCAACCTTCGCGACCGCATTGCCCGCGTACTGCCGCAGTGGTCAGCGGAAATCCCCGGCTATTCGCTGCTGCTGGGCATGTACGCCTTTGGACTGGAGGAATGTGCCGACTACGAGCGCGCCGAGGCATACGGTAACAGCGCACTGGAACTGGAACCGTTCGATTGCTGGGCCCACCATGCCGTGGCCCACGTACTGGAAATGCAGGGGCGCCCGGCCGAGGGCATCACCTGGATGCAGAGTCGCGAACCCTTCTGGGCCGAAGAAGACAATTTTTTCAAGGTTCACAACTGGTGGCACCGTGCCCTCTACCACCTGGATCTCGGCGAAACCGAAAAGGCCCTGGAAATCTATGACGGTCCCATACGCCGTGATGCGAGCGTTATGGCGCTGGATCTGGTCGATGCCGCGGCCCTGCTCTGGCGACTGACATTGGCCGGTTGCGATCCCGGTGAGCGCTGGCAGGAACTCGCGAACTGCTGGGATCCACTCGCCGATGGCCATCACTACCCGTTTAATGACTGGCATGGTGCCATGGCATTCCTGGGTGCCGGCAGACAGCAAGCGCTCGAACGAGTGGGCAACTGCCTGCGAGCCGGGCGCGATAGTCACCGAGAGGTCTGTCGCTGGGGCTGGGAAACCGGTCTGCCGCTCGTCGAGGGCTTTACCGCCTTTTGGGAGGGGGATTACGGCAGCGCCCTTCATCACCTTCACAGTGCGCGCTATATCGCCAACAGCTTCGGCGGTAGCCATGCCCAGCGCGACATCATCGACTGGACACTGACGGAGGCAGCCATCAGAAGCGGTGACCGAAGCACTGCCGAGGCCTTTACCGAGGAGCGACTGGCGCTCAAGCCCAACAGCGCCATAGTGAAGGAGATGGTCGCCCGAGCGAGCCGCCCAGTTTAGCTGCCCCCCGCAGCGAAACTTATTCAGCAATTCGACTACCTCCGATCGCCGGGGAGAGTCCAATCCCACCAACTACGCACACCTGCGCGCAATTCAACTAACCTCAGAGTGTGCGTGTGTGAAACGCAGCATGGTTGATCCGGATCCATTCCGGCAACGTAACTGTGCGCTATAGCACACAAAAATGAACTTAGGGGATTCACCATGGGCGAACTGGTCCGCCTGGTCTACGCCAGCAAGGCTTCCTTCTTCCCGCTACCTGCCAAAAGCGGAGTCGAGCCCACTGTGGCCCGCATTCTTATGCAAAGCCGCCAGAATAACAGTCGTAGCGATGTTGGCGGCATCCTGTATTTCGGCGATGGCTATTTTTTCCAGGCGCTCGAGGGCGAGCGTGCAGTCGTCAATGAGACTTTTCAGCGCATCTGCGCGGACAGCCGTCATCACCAGGTAACCACTCTGTCCCTGAAAAAAGTGCCATCCCGATTGTTTGCAGACTGGTCGATGAAATATGTCCCGGCCGAACAGTCCCTGCGGGAATTTCTCGGCCGTAGAGGGTATACGCGTTTCCAGCCACTGAGATTCTCCGAAGAGGAGGCCGAGTCGTTGGTACAGTTTTTCGAACACGCCCGGGATGAAAGCCAGTCAGCGCTGGAAAAGCCGCGCCGCTTTAACCTGCGGGCACTCTTTTCCCGCAAATCCCGCCTGGCGAATTAGTCCCGCGCCCTCTCCTTCACTGCTGCAGGCGATGGGTTTCGGCGGTATAGTGCACTCCGCATCCCCAACCGGGATCGGAAAGCCTCATTGAGCCGGAACCCGCCCACATGAAAACTCTGCGCGCCGCATTCGCTTGCCTGCTGTTACTTTTTCCTTCGCTCGCAAGCGCCACCTGCACCATTCTTCTCCATGGACTTGGTCGTTCCGAAGGCTCCATGGAGAAGCTGGCCGACAGACTGGAAGAAGCCGGTTTCCAGACAATCAATGTGGACTACCCCTCCACTGTCTACCCGATCGAGGCCCTGGCAGGCAAAGCCATCGCGCCAGCCCTGGATCAGTGCGCAGGGAATGATGCCGTTCACTTTGTCACGCACTCCATGGGCGGCATCCTCGTGCGCCAGTATCTGAGCCGTGTGACCGTTCCCAATCTCGGTCGGGTGGTCATGCTGGGCCCGCCGAACAAGGGGAGCGAGGTGGTAGACACCCTGAGGGACGTTCCTGGTTTTCACGCCATTCTGGGTGACGCCGGCCTGCAGCTTGGTACGGAGGAAGAAAGCGTGCCCAATCGCCTCGGCCCGGCGAATTTTGAGGTGGGCATCATCGCGGGCACAAGAAGCGTCAACCCGGTTCTCTCGCAGATCATCCCTGCCAACGATGATGGTAAGGTCTCGGTAGAAAGCACCCGGCTCAAGGGTATGAGCGATCATCTGGAGATGCCGGTGACACATGTGTTTATGATGCAGAGCGACGAGGTCATCGCCCAGGTTATCCACTTTCTGCGCTTTGGCCGCTTTCAGCGTCCTGCACCGCCAAGGACTTGAGCGCCTGCCCCAAAACTTTTACTGACCTCAATATCAGCCTGTGACTTCAGGCACTCAACTAAACTGCGCCCAGGGGAATCGCCAACTTCCGAGCGTTTCCCATCACTGAGTAGCGGCGATGGCGGCACAGCAGGACAGCGCGGAAGCAATCAAGGAGCTGCCGGAACAGGTAGACAAGGGGGTGAATACGGCCCTGGATAAGGTCGACGCCTGGATCGCCGAAGGCATTCAGCATATTCCCAATTTCGTCGCTGCTCTATTTCTGCTTCTCGTCTTTTACCTCCTCGGACTCCTGTTCGGCTATCTCACCTGCAGGCATTTTTCCCGCCGTGATCGCGCCAATCTGGGTGAGGTTCTGGGTGGGCTGGTCAAATGGATAGTGGTGGGTGTCGGGTTTCTGCTTGGCGCCACTATCGTCATGCCAACGCTGAATCCGGGGGACCTGGTAGCTGGACTCGGCGTAGGATCGGTCGCTTTCGGCTTTGCCTTCAAGGATATTCTGCAAAACTGGTTGGCGGGCCTACTGATCCTGATCAAACACCCTTTTCGGGTCAACGACCAGATTCGCGTGGGAGAATTCGAGGGCACGGTCAAGAGAATCGAAAACCGCGCAACACTTCTGCGTACTTACGACGGCCAGCGTGTGGTGATCCCGAACAGCGATATCTACACCAATGCGGTTGTGGTCAAAACAGCACACCCACTGCGACGTAGCGAATACGATGTGGGGATCGGTTATGGAGACGGTATCGACCGGGCCTGCGAGGTACTGGTAACAGCCGTGAGTAAAGTGGAGGGCGTGCAGAAAAGACCGCCAGTAGAGGCACTGCCCTGGGAGCTCGCTGCCAGCTGGGTCACCATTCGCGTGCGCTGGTGGACCCACAGCCGCCAGACAGATGCCAACCATATCGGTTCGGACGTCATCCGGGCCATCAAGCTGGCTCTCGACGAGGCTCACATCGACATGCCCTACGAGACCCAGGTGCAGCTTTTCCACGACCAGACCGAAGAGAGTGATGGTGACCGCGGCCGACAACGCGAGGGATGGCCAGCCCCACAGAAGGGCAGCACCCGACCCCGCTGGCGCGCGCAGGTGGGC from Microbulbifer aggregans includes these protein-coding regions:
- a CDS encoding metal-dependent hydrolase family protein, encoding MYKKNALFALLVAAGALLAQTAAAVTYLSADRLIDVENGRVIESPLVTIDGNRIVSVLPDATPPEGAIRLQGATLLPGLMDMHVHLTGSADQHGYRRLARTAVRSAITGVKNARTSLDAGFTTMRNLGAQGYADVALRDAINDGDVPGPRLFVSGPAIGITGGHCDNNLLTHEFDAKGGGVADGPWGVRAKVRENLKFGADLIKLCATGGVMSKGTEPGAQQLALEEMQAAVAEARNRGVIVAAHAHGTEGIKAAIRAGVNSVEHASFLDSEAIRLAKKHGTVLSMDIYVTEYILSEGEKAGILPESLEKERRVGSRQRESFREAVDAGVKMVFGSDAAVYPHGENPRQFSRMVEFGMTPLQALQAATINAAELLGQQENLGSIREGKLADIVAVPGNPLEDIGVMEKVQFVMKDGTVYKNDAVTF
- a CDS encoding alpha/beta hydrolase; protein product: MTEDGRDNHPQPPNQRRLRPLAVVTLLLLAITGSIFAAFELSPRPSAILIRQAFDKQTTQLNAALAPLRPPYVRAQENIPYDPDDPDALLDLYLPDLGGGRLPLVVWIPGGAWVAGSKEGIANYSALLAGHGYAVAALDYSLAPAAHYPRPIEQVSQALEFLQRNAERLSLDTAHVFLAGDSAGAQIAAQVANLIASPAYADLLGIESPLHRRQLSGVLLYCGAYDLEQLDFNGPHGEFLHSVLWAYSGDRNFLDNPDFATISVRQYLTADFPPTFISSGNGDPLQDQSRAMAETLRELGVPVTPLFFPSDYSPALPHEYQFNLGIPAGRLALQQSLRFLSRQVNATWARGDEPVDPLPQVAR
- a CDS encoding AbgT family transporter, whose protein sequence is MSTTASSSSEQQNQSPTQRKAFTRFLDTVEWLGNLLPHPITLFAMFAVGVILISGVASYFGLSVADPRPVGAAGRAPDGVIEVFNLFSGEGLRYIVTSLVTNFTGFAPLGTVLVALLGVGIAEHSGLLSAAVRGLVLQASQRTVTVIVVFAGILSNTASELGYVVLIPLAAMIFHSLGRHPLAGLAAAFAGVSGGYSANLLIGTVDPLLSGITESAAHMIDPTYTVGPEVNWFFMIVSTFLITAVGSWVTLAIVEPKLGKYDPKEASVDLSQDKMGALTDAEKRGLKFAGLAVLAVSALFALSIVPEWGVLRHPETGEVAGSPFLKGIVALIVVFFAIPGFVFGRVTGSMKNDRDVINAMSKSMGSMGMYIVLVFFAAQFVAFFKVTNLGTIFAVVGADTLQSIGLTGPVLFLFFIMMCGFVNLMLGSASAQWAVTAPIFVPMLMLLGYAPEVIQAAYRIGDSVTNIITPMMSYFGLIVSFATRYKKDLGIGTLIATMIPYSIFFFVGWTALFFIWVFAFGLPVGPGAATYFGN
- a CDS encoding DUF2058 domain-containing protein encodes the protein MSSLQDQLLKAGLVDTKKAKQVNKEKRKQNKVAKKTGQPQVDETREAVEQARAEKAARDRALNAERDAAAREKAIAAQIKQLVESNKQSKGNGDIAYNFTFERKIKKIYVSEAVRDHLAAGRLMIVGLDENFELVPRVIAEKISERKPDAVVQPPADSNQPEEDDPYAEFQIPDDLMW
- a CDS encoding DUF1415 domain-containing protein; translation: MNREQEILSAVQQWLADVVVGLNLCPFARKPMRAGQIRYVISDARSDETLMTDLLAEMERLDLEPAEKLETTLLIVPSHLNRFDDFNQFLDLAEWLIERRGYSGVYQLATFHPDYQFAGTEAEDAENLTNRAPYPILHLIREASIEKVLERYPDPEAIPENNIRRVSALTPEESARLFPYLFQDRSPNRH
- a CDS encoding patatin-like phospholipase family protein, which gives rise to MNQDRAVSHSALVVEGGAMRGIFAAGVLDAFIERDFLPFDFAIGVSAGSTNLIGYLSGDHGRSRRILMDHARREDFINWRRFLKGGHFCDVGWLWHASFDEVPLNVQRYYDGGVPLYAVTTSIDTGQAHYLEVTAENMHEVFPASCAIPFAYRGFPRVNGEPMTDGGLADSIPVIRAYEQGARDITVLLSRPLGYRKRETPAPQFMKQLFQDHASLFESVLGRAERYNRALEFIKSPPEGCRVRVISPPADFPVARFTQEPDLLQRGYEIGLQAGITHLSDSAGIDAKAVAGRESQLSTSD
- a CDS encoding MAPEG family protein, with amino-acid sequence MPSHSPILLPVVALVAWSLVMWIWMYATRLPAIRASGLELDPTAPQGELMKQLPAQVRWKADNYNHLMEQPTLFYAIALVLALAGEGGGLNLALAWAYVGTRVVHSLFQALVNKIEVRFAIFVLSSLVLFVLTARAALALS
- a CDS encoding PH domain-containing protein, coding for MHTKVKFGAPWSRQLKILTSVFTLFLLGLPLILMNRAPENPPTIYLVSIWLPVAILLLSAPFAIRGFVIEDRRLLVLRPLWKTSVSLQDLESAEQDPQAMDGSIRTFGNGGLFGFIGLFRNKKLGRYRAFATDQKNAVVLRFPTHTLVITPDRPERAAELLNRQT